The DNA window CACAAACAATTAAGGGGGGCTGACaatctcttaaagagacaagTCTACTTTATGTAGGTCAGGTTGTCTGTGTTGACACAAGAAGAAATAACAAGAGAGGACCACAGGGAGAAGAGAGCCCTGAGGCAGACCAGTCAATTAAGCAGGGGCTGAATGTCAGAAACTTCCATCAACACAGAACCCAAAAAAGAGTGTGGTACAAGGACAGTGGGGAGCATGTGGTTTAAACTCAGAGATGATAAGCAATTTTCAAAACAACCACCTCATCTTACCTTCTTCATATCTTCATAGCTCAGGAACATTATATTGAAATCATGTCTGTGTTCATACCAGCCTCTAATGTGATCAAACCAACGGCTTCCTACAACTGAAGGGAAGAAAACTGAGTAACAAAGTCAAGGCACTATACTTACTGAGCAACAAATGATATTCTTTTCTCGTTTAGAgtattcagaagaaaaaaaaaatgaagccctTACCATTGTATGTCTACAGGACTATTTTAAAGAGTTCTTTTTGTGTAACAATTACACAAGGCTCATGCCAATCTACCTATTTAGGGATGTagcaacacagacacagaaattctAGGGGCAAGAGCAGGAtagattgttcagtggttaaagcactggctgctcttgcagaggacgagGATGTGGTTCTctgtacctacatggtggctcagaaaccatctgtaatttcagttgcAGGGAATCTGAAGCTCTCTGCAGGCATATTGTACATGCATACATCCAGCAAAAtgctcacaaaacaaaataaataaatctaaaaccttTCAATAAAGAAATTCAAGTGTGTGACTTCAAAGATATCCTTCAGGGATGTTtatatttctcctctctctgaagGCATATGTCTTCATTTCTCGTGTCCTATCTCTGAAgaacagtgggttttttttttttttgcaacaacGAAATAGAACCTGATTATAAGGTTAGTAATGTGTGAGATCCTAATTTCACACCCCACAGCCTCTTTCATTAATCAGTTTTCCTCAGTAGTGACATTAATAATTCCAGTTTTCCAACAAGTATGTGTCATACAGAGCATACATTCACCTTCAACTTTAGCTATATGACTCTTCCTATGCCATTAgatagaaagaacaaataaaatacttgtaaatcCTTTGTGGTCTAGCCAAAGTATTTCCTAAATAATATAGAGAGAGTATTTCAAGTTGGCAATCCTCAAATAGTCCTGATAGTGGCAGTATAATAATGGTGTATCTGGTTATTTTGGTTCATTATTACTCTTTCTATGCTTCTCCTGCCACCTCTATCTCTTAGATACATGTTTCTACTTTGAGATGCCTTAAATGTCatctttgttttataaacaaGTGAGAGGGAATAAATGTAGTTACCTTTTCCATCTAGAAATTTTTCCAGATAATGTTCTAGGGTTTCTGTAGCTTCTAGAGTAGCCACCCAATTTGAGAAATGAAAAAATGAGATCAAAACATCTTTGGGatttctataaatataaataatctgCAAAAAATACAAAGTTGCTTTAGTAATTCTTGGTTATTCTAATAAGTTCTAAACAATTATATAATAGAACTTGtccaaataaatttttatttacttctaggtaatatttatgaaaatgtaaTTGGTtatcaactttttgtttcatgttaTAAAATGAATACTTCCATTTACATAGTATTCCACACATGTGCAAGAACACAGTCAATGTTCtagaaaaatattacttttaaagtTGATAAATGTGGTAAACATGTTTTCCATATAGCTTAATGCTATAACAATTGATATTCATTAAGTTTTCTGAGATAGCTTATATATAACCAAGGTAGCAGTGCAAATAAGTAGAAAATATAAGAATGAAATATTATGTTGATATAAACATCAACAGTATGTACAcgtaatttaaaaagtaatatctCTCTACTGTAATGAATGATAATTAGTGAGTTTGTTAAGAACATTAGACCAAAACCAAACACATTTCTAGTcttaaaataaggaaatatttcttaaataagtTTGTTgtattaggtttttgtttgttttttgagaaagaaattaaagttggGTGGATAAGCGGGGGAGAGGATCTAGAAGGActtgagggaagggaagaatatgttcaaaatatatttaaacttaaatttgttttaagtaataaaaatacaattaaaataaaataagtaaattatgaatttatattttaaaaagtcaacataTTTGATTATACTAAATTAAGAATGTTACTAATTAAATTAAACCACAAAGTTCCAAAACATGAGAAAGGCCATAAGTAGAGCAGCATGCAGAAGTGGCAGAATTAACGCCAGTAGGAAAATTATGCTAAAATTATAGTAAGGAAAACCTGGGCCAATGGTAGAATCTTTTCACAGGATTATCACTGGTCATGGTCCGTAATATCAAACTTTTAGTCTCATTATTGAACAGCcatatgaaaattaaaaccagTGTGAGACATTATTCAATAACTGGCACATTGACAAACATTTAAAACCAACCTGTCAAGTTACTAGAGGAAAAACAAGAATTGGTTCTTTGTAGGTTTCAGCAATAACTGATTATCCACTTTCTTCAGAAATAATCCACCTCCTCTGTAAGCTGACTACCCCGGTCACTGTGGCTCTGCAGTTCTATTCACAGATGAGGGTTCTAGGGAAGCTTGTGGAAGAGTACCCAGAAGACATACTCGAGAATAACCAGGGAGATGTACATCATAACACAAATACTGAAATACTTTTGTTATTCTATATTTAAGGTATTTTGTCTGTTCAAAAAGCTCTATGACATACTTTAGTCTTTTTACTCTTGAGACCTTTTGGCACTAAGTAATATGGAAGGTGGGAAGCGAAGATGCGAGGTGACGGCATATTGACATAGTCTAAATTATGTATGTTGTACTCAAAGAATGGTACTCTGTCCATTGTTTcaatgttttcagtactgttcCGGTGGCCATCAAAATAAATCAGGCTGAGAATCTGCTGGGTCCAGATGGTCCCTGTAAAATGAGGTAACAATCCCATTTTCAATCTTGAGGTAGGTTTAGGTAATAAATATCTATAGTAACTTCATCCATCTTCAAGTCTTTGATGCTGTTTTAATATTCCATGTATGCTAACAAGCAAGTGTAATTGTTGTTTGATAGCTCGAAATTCCTTTTTTAATTGTATAGTTGATTTGTTCTGATTTCTTGATAGAGATTATTCAAATTATTCCTATAGCTTCTCTGTATCCTGTGTTCTAAAAGAAGTCTTTTTTAGTATTTCAAACTTCTAATTGACAAATAGCATTTGTAGATTAATGGATACATTCTTATAATATCACGCATATACACACTGTGCTAAAATCACATCAAGGGAAGTAACATTAACCTCTTCCTAacttttgttcagtttttagCCTTCTTCATCTCCATAATATATTCATCTAAGGTATAGGATGCCCTTTAATGTGTGTTACAGGCATTGCTCTTCCTCCCTGAGACACTCTTACAAGTCGGGTATTACAATTTTAGAAAACTTAACAAAATTGAAGTGCATTCTTCATTTCCGGACTTCTTAAGCCCAACCCTAGGTTTCCATGTTCCCATGAATGGATTATAAATGCATTGTAGGGAAAGAAGAGGTCAAGATTTCCAGTTAACTTACTAATTCTTGGATTAATAACCATTCTAATAAGATGACAACAATAAAGCTATTTGGGAAATACATATAAAAACCCAACACTTTTTCCAGTTCAAATGGATCTGGGTGTAATCAAATGCAATGGTATTAATGTTCAACTTTATTTATTAGTGACAATTCTAAATGATTTGCCAGTGTAAATTTGACCTGAACATTTACTCTTGTTATTCTGATGATATTATGGTGAATTTCACGAAACGGTCCCGGAAATTTTGAACTAACCATTCTTAGGAAGATGTCACTGACTCCAGAGGTGTAACAACTGGAGTGTCTGACATCTTGTATGAGCCATCACAATCATAACCATTGTCCTAGCCTTCATCCAGGACCTCCAGGAGCAATTGACAATTCTCTACACACCTTGGTTTGGTATGTAGGGCACCAAACCAAGGGTGTGACATGATGAAGAAGCTTGATTTTATCCTTTTCTCTTATTGCCATGACAAGGATAGGTTACCAGTATGGACCACAGCCAGGATACAGTTCATGCTGAGGTGTATAAATGTACATCTAGAAACATATTGGTCCCAGGTTCACAAGAGGAagaatttcctaaaatatttctGTAAGATCTTAGTGTGGTTAtacactagaaaaataaaacaaatctccaAATACCTATTTTTGactcacacaaaaaaaaaaaatacctaagagGAGATTTCAGAGCAATGGGATAGGTGAAGATTGGTGGAAAATGACCCTCTGAAAGAAAGTCATACTTTCTGTTGGCTGTGCCGTAAatgtaaaacagaacaaaaacaaaaacctgtatgTCTGATCAAAGTCTCTTTAACTATAcatcaatatttataaaaatgctaCAGTTTAACTTGTTAGTGTGtacaaaaacaaagtatttttcagATCTTGACAAGTCCTTGAGTTTAGGATCTACAGTAAACTGAAATGGTTATTTCTAGAGTCATGAATTTCTGTGATACATGTAAACATTCCGGAATAGAAACCAAGGCAGAAAGTaaacaatgaaattaattttgaagtgataattttatctttacatgcttgcacatgtgcccatgtgtgtttgtggtgtatatctagtgaatgtgtatgtggtgcacatgtgGATATGGTGGacaagtgtgtgtgagagaaaaattTGTGCGTTTACTCACTTGTGTGTGAGTGCAGCCTGATGTATGTGTAGTGTTATGAATACAGTTGCCTTTAGTCATGGTTGAAATATGTTCATTTTCTGAGTATGTGGTCCAGCTGGGTCAAATGAGCATCTGCTGATTCTCCTGGCTCTGTCTGCCACCTCACCACAGGAGGCTCAAGATTACAGACACACATTACCATATCTGGCCTACAAGTGTGTAAGTGATCCCATCTCAGGTTTTCATCTTTCAAGGCCAAGACACGCACTTCACTCAACAGTGTTAAAAGGTTTTCTGTCCACACCATGTACAACCCCATTGTCTGTAATGTTTGGCAACAGCCATACATGAACTAGTTTTTAAAATGGCATGTGAAATTTTAAGGAcagatttatttcttaaattgtaTCAACCacagtaaaaacacaaaaaaatcttcAAGTGTTGATTCTGGTGACTCATTTGTCACCATTGAAAGAGGATTTTCCTGTGTCCAGCAGAACATCACTGCTCCAGCACTGATGGATTTCACATCTCAAGAaaacaagtgtgtgtatgtgcatgcatgtgtgtgtgtgtgtctgtgtctgtatgtgtctgtgtgtgtgtgtgtgtgtgtgtttgtacacatgcaTACTGGTGAGTGTAAGAGCTTCTTTTctcagtaatttatttttattttatgtgcactagtgttttgcctctatatatatatatatctgtgtgagggtgtcacgtcttgaagttacagacagttgttagctgccatgtaggtgctgggagctgaaccagggtcttctggaagaacagtcagtactcttaactgctgagttgtctctccagcccaaatgcAAGAGCATCTTAAACTATACTAAGTAGACCTCAGTTCCTGTAGAATACTTTTAAAGCAAGTGATATGTGGTCTAAAAATTATTCTAAACAATGAAGCATTTGCAAATTTGCATTCAGGAAAAATTATTTCAGATGATGTGATCCCCGTCCAAGAGACCAAACAGGTCAGCGCTCACCAAGTGTGTGCTCCTTGCTCTATGTTACACATCTCATTATCACAACATTCCTGCTTTCCACCAGAGTACACACTACATTCTCTGATAGTGGCTTTTTCTCCTACAGATTGGggttttatttagattttatcCGATCATAAATTGTTATGTAAATATAGGTTTGCTGCTTGTGGAGAGTAGACAGAAGCCATGTTTCCACACATAATAGTAAACCAAAGAAGACATTAAGAGCACGTGCTCACTCCTGGCACTTACCAGATTTTGGATAGGTTACCAGGAAGACATCATCATCTCTAATTTCAAAATCTTCCATCATTTCTAAATGTTCAATATCTGTAATCAATTTCTCAAAATTATATCCTTTAAAGTTAAGCAAATATTCATCTGTGTTATCCATAATTATTCACCTAGAAGTAAATCCATAGAatacattattatattatattattatacaatATTGTCAAGTATTATACAATATTGAATAACAATTGCTGGGAGGTTAATATGGGCCAAGCACCATTTAGA is part of the Arvicola amphibius chromosome 8, mArvAmp1.2, whole genome shotgun sequence genome and encodes:
- the LOC119821657 gene encoding amine sulfotransferase-like encodes the protein MDNTDEYLLNFKGYNFEKLITDIEHLEMMEDFEIRDDDVFLVTYPKSGTIWTQQILSLIYFDGHRNSTENIETMDRVPFFEYNIHNLDYVNMPSPRIFASHLPYYLVPKGLKSKKTKIIYIYRNPKDVLISFFHFSNWVATLEATETLEHYLEKFLDGKVVGSRWFDHIRGWYEHRHDFNIMFLSYEDMKKDLRGSVLKICSFLEKELGEEDVDAVVRQATFQNMKSDPRANYGNIINKEIGARSNGYFLRKGTIGDWKHHLTVKQNERFDMIFKKNMKNFPLKFVWDINED